One genomic region from Quercus robur chromosome 4, dhQueRobu3.1, whole genome shotgun sequence encodes:
- the LOC126721672 gene encoding origin of replication complex subunit 5: protein MGKEESPQVTRRTTRSSSSATVATKTCDSHPLTIKDLVFGEDPISLNDLLSSFPGRRIQILELVRLLGASNSPMLPLFIYGGTSSGKTSIVLQMFRHLNRPFVYSSCHTCYSPRILFESILNQLLLHRKDAANGYSSAKRCERPSDFVNFLREALSNVINNFKGNSGKLGTKKLVGQADGNMVYLIFDNLELIREWDKSLTILPFLFNLYDILKMPEVGIIFVSNTSPDTYYSNMGYMEPIPVYFPDYTEDDLRQIFMKNQANRKLYSSFLDVVLRSFCRITRRVDELSTAFLPLFQKYCEPLHDLGVVPNEEMKRRLFSHLQPQIAPSLNEVFKVSSQSSPAAESNKETMKKSSRRKLGVCAEIDELDFHMSTSAKYLLISAFLASRNPATLDASLFDSMGGIDSRKRKRKSSQKSLEKKENAEQELLMKGPGTFPLERLLAIFQCLTSVAEGSIDEEEQGDEGLGVQGGDGGLMSDVLLQLSSLCNANFIVKGGSCPLEGSTRYRSTVCEDMALKVARSLKFPLSKYLYRR, encoded by the exons ATGGGTAAGGAGGAAAGCCCACAAGTTACCAGAAGAACAACCAGGTCTTCCTCTTCCGCTACTGTTGCAACGAAAACATGTGATTCACATCCTCTAACAATCAAGGATCTTGTGTTTGGAGAAGACCCCATTAGCTTGAATGATCTGTTATCTAGTTTTCCTGGTAGACGTATTCAGATTCTTGAGCTTGTGCGCCTTTTGGGTGCATCTAATTCCCCCATGcttcctctttttatttatgGAGGCACTTCTTCTGGAAAAACAAGTATAGTTCTTCAAATGTTCAGGCATCTCAACCGCCCTTTTGTTTATTCAAGTTGTCATACGTGCTATAGTCCTCGTATCTTGTTTGAATCCATTTTGAATCAGCTTTTGCTTCATAGGAAGGATGCAGCCAATGGTTATTCAAGTGCAAAGCGCTGTGAAAGGCCATctgattttgttaattttctccGTGAAGCCTTGAgtaatgttataaataattttaagggGAACTCTGGGAAGTTGGGCACCAAAAAGTTGGTTGGACAGGCTGATGGAAATATGGTCTACTTGATATTTGACAATTTGGAGCTTATTAGAGAGTGGGATAAAAGTTTGACCATATTACCTTTCCTGTTCAATCTCTATGACATTCTAAAGATGCCGGAGGTGGGTATAATCTTTGTCAGCAATACTTCTCCTGATACATATTACTCAAATATGGGTTACATGGAGCCTATACCTGTTTATTTTCCTGATTACACTGAGGATGATCTTCGTCAAATATTCATGAAAAACCAAGCAAACCGGAAGCTTTATTCATCATTTCTTGA TGTTGTACTTAGGTCTTTCTGTAGAATAACTAGAAGGGTGGATGAATTATCTACTGCCTTTTTAccattatttcaaaaatactgtGAGCCTTTACATGATTTGGGAGTTGTTCCCAATGAAGAAATGAAGAGACGGTTGTTTTCTCATCTTCAGCCACAAATTGCTCCTTCTCTGAATGAGGTATTTAAGGTTTCATCTCAGTCTTCACCTGCAGCTGAATCAAACAAGGAGACAATGAAGAAGAGCAGCAGAAGGAAATTGGGAGTTTGTGCAGAAATTGATGAGTTGGATTTTCATATGTCCACTTCTGCAAAATATCTCCTTATATCAGCATTTCTTGCTTCAAGAAACCCAGCTACCCTTGATGCCTCCCTTTTTGATTCAATGGGTGGTATTGATAGTCGAAAGAGAAAGCGAAA GTCCTCTCAAAAGTCATTGGAGAAGAAGGAGAATGCAGAACAGGAATTACTTATGAAGGGACCAGGAACTTTCCCATTAGAGAGGTTATTAGCCATATTTCAATGTCTCACGTCTGTAGCAGAAGGTTCAATCGATGAAGAGGAACAAGGAGATGAAGGGTTAGGAGTTCAAGGTGGGGATGGTGGACTCATGTCTGACGTTCTGTTGCAACTATCCAGTCTCTGCAAtgcaaattttattgttaaaggGGGAAGCTGCCCATTGGAAGGCTCAACTCGGTACAGATCTACTGTGTGTGAAGACATGGCTCTGAAG GTAGCAAGGAGTTTGAAGTTCCCTTTGTCAAAGTATTTATATAGAAGATAA